Proteins co-encoded in one Malus sylvestris chromosome 7, drMalSylv7.2, whole genome shotgun sequence genomic window:
- the LOC126629012 gene encoding uncharacterized protein LOC126629012: MENVPLQLLKKTTPLSSNFEKKGAGRVTFPFPIEISTCGSKKCPILFGIILAEIECPHPTYVGQPSLVVVSVFEGEPSIRPFFLHWPESPGPLALDSFQWSY; this comes from the exons ATGGAAAACGTGCCTCTCCAACTCCTAAAAAAAACGACCCCTTTGTCTTCAAATTTTGAG AAAAAAGGTGCGGGTCGAGTAACTTTCCCGTTTCCGATCGAAATTTCAACCTGCGGATCCAAAAAGTGTCCGATATTGTTTGGTATCATCTTG GCCGAAATTGAGTGTCCTCACCCGACCTATGTGGGACAGCCCTCTCTGGTTGTCGTTTCAGTCTTTGAAGGAGAACCCTCTATTCGGCCCTTCTTCCTCCAC tGGCCCGAATCTCCAGGTCCATTGGCTCTAGACTCCTTTCAATGGAGTTACTGA
- the LOC126628993 gene encoding homeobox-leucine zipper protein ANTHOCYANINLESS 2-like isoform X2 — MDGHGELGFAENFDPGIIGRLRDDEYESKSGSDNFEGASGDDQDGGGGDQRPRKKKYLRHTPDQIQELENFFKECPHPDEKQRSELGRRLGLESKQVKFWFQNRRTHMKTQLERHENIILRQENDKLIAENGVMKDAISNPVCNNCGGPAIPGQISFDEHQLRIENARLKEELNRICALANKLPISSLGIPGSIPNATSGLELGVGRNGMDGMNAVSAGLPMGLDLGDGVSSSSPMIPLVKTSSGMMGNEVPFERSMYIDLALAAMDELVKMVQVDSPLWIKSSDGTDILNIEEYQAFSCIGMKPSSLVTEATRDTCVVIVNSLALVEILMDANRWAEMFQCLVARASTIDMISNGMDGTRNGALQLMYAELQMLSPLVPVRPLKFLRFCKQHAEGVWAVVDVSIDINQEGPNTNPFVDCRRLPSGCIVQDMPNNCSKVTWIEHTEYDENIVHHLFRESLRSGMGFGAQRWLATLQRQCESLAFLISSANSNEDLSGIEVSGKKSMLKLAQRMVDNFCAGISASSVRKWDKLCFENVSEDVRVMARKSMNDPGEPPGIVLSVTTTVWVPVSRHRVFEFLRDEQFRKDWDILSSGVPMQSIVQIGKAQGGANSVSLLRANAPDANNSNVLILQETWTDPTGSLVVYAPVDTESINVVMRGGDSAYVALLPSGFAILPGGPPGYGVVKSEGNGYGGGGGCLLTVAFQILVSSLPTAKINMESVETVSTLISCTIQKIKSALLAP; from the exons ATGGACGGTCACGGTGAACTTGGTTTCGCCGAGAATTTCGACCCCGGGATCATCGGAAGGCTGAGGGATGATGAGTACGAGAGCAAGTCGGGGAGTGATAACTTTGAGGGCGCATCTGGGGATGATCAGGACGGCGGCGGAGGCGACCAACggccgaggaagaagaagtaccTTAGGCACACTCCTGACCAAATCCAAGAACTTGAAAA TTTTTTCAAAGAGTGTCCTCATCCGGATGAGAAGCAAAGGTCGGAGCTCGGCCGCCGTCTCGGCTTAGAGTCGAAGCAAGTCAAGTTCTGGTTTCAAAACAGAAGAACTCATATGAAG ACACAACTCGAACGCCACGAGAATATAATTCTCAGGCAAGAGAATGACAAGCTGATAGCTGAGAATGGTGTGATGAAGGATGCTATTTCAAACCCAGTTTGCAACAATTGTGGTGGTCCGGCCATTCCTGGTCAAATATCGTTTGATGAACACCAGCTTAGGATTGAGAATGCTCGATTGAAGGAAGAACTGAACCGGATATGTGCTCTGGCGAACAAGTTGCCCATCTCCTCCTTGGGCATTCCTGGCTCTATTCCGAATGCAACCTCTGGTTTGGAACTTGGGGTTGGAAGGAATGGGATGGATGGTATGAATGCTGTAAGCGCTGGGTTGCCAATGGGGCTTGATTTAGGAGATGGGGTTTCAAGCTCTTCCCCTATGATCCCTCTCGTTAAGACCTCATCAGGCATGATGGGGAATGAGGTACCATTTGAGagatctatgtacatagatctTGCATTGGCAGCTATGGATGAATTGGTGAAGATGGTTCAGGTGGATAGCCCCCTGTGGATCAAAAGCTCAGATGGGACAGATATATTGAACATTGAGGAGTACCAGGCATTTTCTTGCATTGGTATGAAGCCTAGCAGCCTTGTAACTGAAGCCACAAGGGACACTTGTGTCGTAATAGTAAACAGCTTGGCTCTCGTTGAGATATTGATGGATGCG AATCGATGGGCAGAAATGTTTCAGTGTTTGGTCGCTCGAGCCTCCACCATTGATATGATATCCAACGGCATGGATGGGACCAGAAATGGTGCTCTTCAACTG ATGTATGCTGAGCTTCAAATGCTATCCCCTTTAGTCCCTGTCCGTCCGCTGAAGTTCCTCCGTTTTTGCAAGCAACATGCAGAGGGTGTATGGGCTGTGGTTGATGTTTCCATTGACATCAATCAAGAAGGTCCCAACACAAACCCGTTTGTGGACTGCCGGAGGCTTCCTTCCGGATGCATTGTACAAGATATGCCTAACAATTGCTCCAAG GTAACATGGATTGAGCACACTGAATATGATGAGAATATTGTCCACCACCTCTTCCGGGAATCACTGCGTTCGGGTATGGGCTTTGGTGCACAGAGATGGCTTGCCACTCTGCAAAGGCAATGTGAGAGCCTGGCATTCCTCATTTCGTCAGCCAACTCCAATGAAGATCTCTCAG GGATAGAGGTCAGCGGTAAGAAAAGCATGCTAAAGCTTGCACAGCGTATGGTGGATAACTTCTGTGCTGGGATTTCTGCCTCGTCTGTGCGCAAGTGGGACAAACTTTGCTTTGAAAATGTTAGTGAAGATGTGAGGGTTATGGCCCGGAAGAGTATGAATGACCCCGGCGAGCCACCAGGGATTGTGTTGAGTGTCACAACAACTGTTTGGGTTCCGGTATCAAGGCATAGGGTGTTTGAGTTTTTGCGGGATGAACAGTTTAGGAAGGACTGGGACATTCTGTCCAGCGGTGTTCCAATGCAAAGCATTGTCCAAATTGGCAAGGCCCAAGGAGGTGCCAATAGTGTTTCTCTTCTTCGTGCTAAC GCGCCAGATGCCAACAACAGTAACGTGCTGATATTGCAAGAGACGTGGACTGACCCTACAGGCTCACTTGTAGTGTATGCACCGGTTGACACAGAATCAATAAATGTCGTGATGCGCGGTGGAGATTCTGCCTATGTAGCTCTTCTGCCATCAGGGTTTGCAATCCTTCCTGGTGGCCCGCCTGGCTACGGAGTGGTCAAATCTGAAGGCAATGGCTATGGTGGCGGTGGCGGATGCTTGCTGACTGTTGCATTCCAAATTCTGGTTAGCAGCCTTCCTACAGCCAAAATCAACATGGAGTCGGTTGAGACAGTTAGCACACTAATATCTTGCACCATTCAGAAAATAAAATCGGCTCTTCTAGCACCGTAA
- the LOC126628998 gene encoding protein ROOT PRIMORDIUM DEFECTIVE 1-like, with protein MRIFLTYSSNFFNPKSKTLNPITFLLCNLTPTRPKSQSTSIPKKQGRVRDHGYDNYMEIEKKTRKVLKFQDLILSQPSQIIQVSRLDLLARRFGFKQNEAGVFVLKFPHVFEIYEHPVQRILYCRLTRKAHLQIEQEKQAMVAQIPDAVTRLRKLLMMSNTGRLRLEHVRIARAEFGLPDDFEYSVILKHPEYFRLFDAEETRNKYIEVVEKDCSLSVCAIEKLREIEYRERGIDAEDIRFSFIVNFPPGFKIGKYYRIAVWKWQRLPYWSPYEDVSGYDLRSIEAQKRMEKRAVAVIHELLSLMVEKKITLERIAHFRMAMNLPNKLKEFLLQHQGLFYISTRGNHGKLHTVFLREAYKKGELIEPNDLYLARRKLAELVLISPRKARMDSELVSYRRDWEDDEIGHVGRERVGNAFEDLGGGNDDRRERDVEDGTNSDSGGDYDSDG; from the coding sequence ATGCGCATATTCTTAACCTACTCATCCAATTTCTTCAACCCCAAgtcaaaaaccctaaaccccatcACATTCCTCCTCTGCAATCTCACCCCGACCCGACCCAAATCGcagtcgacctccatccccaaaaAACAAGGCAGAGTCCGCGACCACGGCTACGACAACTACATGGAAATCGAAAAAAAGACCCGAAAAGTCCTCAAATTTCAGGACCTCATCCTGTCGCAGCCCAGCCAAATCATCCAAGTCTCCCGCCTCGACCTCCTCGCCCGCCGCTTCGGCTTCAAGCAGAACGAGGCCGGCGTTTTCGTGCTCAAATTCCCCCACGTTTTCGAGATTTACGAGCACCCGGTTCAGCGGATCCTCTACTGCCGGCTGACCCGAAAAGCCCACCTCCAGATTGAGCAGGAGAAGCAGGCAATGGTGGCACAAATCCCCGACGCCGTCACCCGCCTTAGGAAGCTCCTGATGATGTCCAACACCGGGCGGCTCCGCCTCGAGCATGTCCGGATTGCGAGGGCGGAGTTTGGTCTGCCTGATGACTTCGAATACTCGGTAATTCTCAAGCACCCTGAATACTTTAGACTGTTTGATGCGGAGGAAACTAGGAACAAGTACATTGAGGTTGTCGAGAAAGATTGTAGTTTATCTGTTTGTGCTATTGAGAAACTTAGGGAGATTGAGTATAGGGAGAGAGGAATTGATGCCGAGGATATAAGGTTTTCGTTCATTGTGAATTTTCCGCCCGGGTTTAAGATTGGGAAGTACTATAGGATTGCGGTGTGGAAATGGCAGAGACTTCCGTATTGGTCTCCGTATGAGGATGTTTCCGGTTATGACTTGAGGTCAATTGAGGCGCAGAAGCGGATGGAGAAGAGAGCGGTTGCTGTGATTCACGAATTGCTGTCGTTGATGGTGGAGAAGAAGATTACATTGGAGAGGATTGCTCATTTTAGAATGGCGATGAATTTGCCGAATAAGTTGAAAGAGTTTCTGCTTCAGCATCAGGGGCTTTTCTATATTTCGACTAGAGGGAATCACGGGAAGCTTCATACGGTGTTTCTTAGGGAGGCTTATAAGAAGGGTGAGTTGATAGAGCCAAATGATTTGTATTTGGCGAGAAGGAAATTGGCTGAGTTGGTTTTGATTAGCCCTAGGAAGGCAAGAATGGATAGTGAGTTGGTTAGTTACCGCAGAGATTGGGAAGACGATGAGATCGGGCACGTTGGAAGAGAACGTGTTGGGAATGCTTTTGAGGATTTGGGAGGCGGGAATGATGATAGGCGGGAAAGGGATGTGGAGGATGGTACGAACTCAGATAGTGGTGGTGATTATGACTCCGATGGATGA
- the LOC126630298 gene encoding RHOMBOID-like protein 3: MFSVKVGIIYLLCRFGGSILSSLFIRKNISVGASGDLFGFLGAMLSELITNWTIYTNKVAALLTLLIIVVINLAVGILPHVDNFAHIGGFLTGFLIGFILMPRPRFGWLENQNLPAGVSYVNLTSSFFVNYVQYSLIVVENVQN, translated from the exons ATGTTTTCGGTTAA AGTTGGAATTATATATCTGCTGTGTAGATTTGGAGGGAGCATACTTTCCTCGCTTTTTATTCGAAAGAACATCTCCGTTGGTGCCTCTGGTGATCTTTTCGGGTTTCTAGGAGCAATGCTTTCAGAACTAATTACAAATTGGACCATCTACACCAACAAG GTTGCAGCCCTTCTCACACTTTTAATCATTGTTGTCATAAACCTTGCCGTTGGAATTTTACCACACGTAGATAACTTTGCTCACATTGGCGGTTTTCTTACGGGTTTCCTCATCGGCTTTATCTTGATGCCCCGCCCTCGCTTTGGGTGGTTGGAGAACCAGAATCTTCCTGCCGGAGTCAGTTATGTAAATttaacttcttctttttttgtgaATTACGTACAATATTCATTAATAGTAGTTGAAAACGTACAAAATTGA
- the LOC126628993 gene encoding homeobox-leucine zipper protein HDG7-like isoform X1 yields the protein MSLGGLISSSGGGNSGRGRGRVVAEIAPHAPSFMPSGTIAHAHFLSSPIPNPRQTSSSALSLSIQKMDGHGELGFAENFDPGIIGRLRDDEYESKSGSDNFEGASGDDQDGGGGDQRPRKKKYLRHTPDQIQELENFFKECPHPDEKQRSELGRRLGLESKQVKFWFQNRRTHMKTQLERHENIILRQENDKLIAENGVMKDAISNPVCNNCGGPAIPGQISFDEHQLRIENARLKEELNRICALANKLPISSLGIPGSIPNATSGLELGVGRNGMDGMNAVSAGLPMGLDLGDGVSSSSPMIPLVKTSSGMMGNEVPFERSMYIDLALAAMDELVKMVQVDSPLWIKSSDGTDILNIEEYQAFSCIGMKPSSLVTEATRDTCVVIVNSLALVEILMDANRWAEMFQCLVARASTIDMISNGMDGTRNGALQLMYAELQMLSPLVPVRPLKFLRFCKQHAEGVWAVVDVSIDINQEGPNTNPFVDCRRLPSGCIVQDMPNNCSKVTWIEHTEYDENIVHHLFRESLRSGMGFGAQRWLATLQRQCESLAFLISSANSNEDLSGIEVSGKKSMLKLAQRMVDNFCAGISASSVRKWDKLCFENVSEDVRVMARKSMNDPGEPPGIVLSVTTTVWVPVSRHRVFEFLRDEQFRKDWDILSSGVPMQSIVQIGKAQGGANSVSLLRANAPDANNSNVLILQETWTDPTGSLVVYAPVDTESINVVMRGGDSAYVALLPSGFAILPGGPPGYGVVKSEGNGYGGGGGCLLTVAFQILVSSLPTAKINMESVETVSTLISCTIQKIKSALLAP from the exons ATGAGTTTGGGAGGTTTGATCAGTAGCAGCGGGGGTGGAAATAGTGGACGTGGGAGAGGAAGAGTTGTGGCTGAAATTGCTCCACATGCCCCTTCCTTCATGCCTAGTGGCACCATTGCACACGCACACTTTCTCTCTTCCCCAATCCCCAATCCCAGGCAGACTTCCTCCtctgccctctctctctccatt CAGAAGATGGACGGTCACGGTGAACTTGGTTTCGCCGAGAATTTCGACCCCGGGATCATCGGAAGGCTGAGGGATGATGAGTACGAGAGCAAGTCGGGGAGTGATAACTTTGAGGGCGCATCTGGGGATGATCAGGACGGCGGCGGAGGCGACCAACggccgaggaagaagaagtaccTTAGGCACACTCCTGACCAAATCCAAGAACTTGAAAA TTTTTTCAAAGAGTGTCCTCATCCGGATGAGAAGCAAAGGTCGGAGCTCGGCCGCCGTCTCGGCTTAGAGTCGAAGCAAGTCAAGTTCTGGTTTCAAAACAGAAGAACTCATATGAAG ACACAACTCGAACGCCACGAGAATATAATTCTCAGGCAAGAGAATGACAAGCTGATAGCTGAGAATGGTGTGATGAAGGATGCTATTTCAAACCCAGTTTGCAACAATTGTGGTGGTCCGGCCATTCCTGGTCAAATATCGTTTGATGAACACCAGCTTAGGATTGAGAATGCTCGATTGAAGGAAGAACTGAACCGGATATGTGCTCTGGCGAACAAGTTGCCCATCTCCTCCTTGGGCATTCCTGGCTCTATTCCGAATGCAACCTCTGGTTTGGAACTTGGGGTTGGAAGGAATGGGATGGATGGTATGAATGCTGTAAGCGCTGGGTTGCCAATGGGGCTTGATTTAGGAGATGGGGTTTCAAGCTCTTCCCCTATGATCCCTCTCGTTAAGACCTCATCAGGCATGATGGGGAATGAGGTACCATTTGAGagatctatgtacatagatctTGCATTGGCAGCTATGGATGAATTGGTGAAGATGGTTCAGGTGGATAGCCCCCTGTGGATCAAAAGCTCAGATGGGACAGATATATTGAACATTGAGGAGTACCAGGCATTTTCTTGCATTGGTATGAAGCCTAGCAGCCTTGTAACTGAAGCCACAAGGGACACTTGTGTCGTAATAGTAAACAGCTTGGCTCTCGTTGAGATATTGATGGATGCG AATCGATGGGCAGAAATGTTTCAGTGTTTGGTCGCTCGAGCCTCCACCATTGATATGATATCCAACGGCATGGATGGGACCAGAAATGGTGCTCTTCAACTG ATGTATGCTGAGCTTCAAATGCTATCCCCTTTAGTCCCTGTCCGTCCGCTGAAGTTCCTCCGTTTTTGCAAGCAACATGCAGAGGGTGTATGGGCTGTGGTTGATGTTTCCATTGACATCAATCAAGAAGGTCCCAACACAAACCCGTTTGTGGACTGCCGGAGGCTTCCTTCCGGATGCATTGTACAAGATATGCCTAACAATTGCTCCAAG GTAACATGGATTGAGCACACTGAATATGATGAGAATATTGTCCACCACCTCTTCCGGGAATCACTGCGTTCGGGTATGGGCTTTGGTGCACAGAGATGGCTTGCCACTCTGCAAAGGCAATGTGAGAGCCTGGCATTCCTCATTTCGTCAGCCAACTCCAATGAAGATCTCTCAG GGATAGAGGTCAGCGGTAAGAAAAGCATGCTAAAGCTTGCACAGCGTATGGTGGATAACTTCTGTGCTGGGATTTCTGCCTCGTCTGTGCGCAAGTGGGACAAACTTTGCTTTGAAAATGTTAGTGAAGATGTGAGGGTTATGGCCCGGAAGAGTATGAATGACCCCGGCGAGCCACCAGGGATTGTGTTGAGTGTCACAACAACTGTTTGGGTTCCGGTATCAAGGCATAGGGTGTTTGAGTTTTTGCGGGATGAACAGTTTAGGAAGGACTGGGACATTCTGTCCAGCGGTGTTCCAATGCAAAGCATTGTCCAAATTGGCAAGGCCCAAGGAGGTGCCAATAGTGTTTCTCTTCTTCGTGCTAAC GCGCCAGATGCCAACAACAGTAACGTGCTGATATTGCAAGAGACGTGGACTGACCCTACAGGCTCACTTGTAGTGTATGCACCGGTTGACACAGAATCAATAAATGTCGTGATGCGCGGTGGAGATTCTGCCTATGTAGCTCTTCTGCCATCAGGGTTTGCAATCCTTCCTGGTGGCCCGCCTGGCTACGGAGTGGTCAAATCTGAAGGCAATGGCTATGGTGGCGGTGGCGGATGCTTGCTGACTGTTGCATTCCAAATTCTGGTTAGCAGCCTTCCTACAGCCAAAATCAACATGGAGTCGGTTGAGACAGTTAGCACACTAATATCTTGCACCATTCAGAAAATAAAATCGGCTCTTCTAGCACCGTAA
- the LOC126629001 gene encoding RHOMBOID-like protein 2 produces the protein MPAACEDVENRRAKNRARQQSYSSSSYGVDDSEAQWTSWLVPMIVVANIGVFLLVMYVNNCPKNNFAAAEGNCTARFLGRLSFQPLKENPLFGPSSSTLEKLGALEWTKVVHKHQGWRLVTCIWLHAGIIHLVANMLSLVFIGIRLEQQFGFVRVGIIYLLCGFGGSILSSLFIRKNISVGASGALFGFLGAMLSELITNWTIYTNKVAALLTLLIIVVINLAVGILPHVDNFAHIGGFLTGFLIGFILMARPRFGWLENPNLPAGVSVVKSKYKGYQYVLWILSLVLLIVGFTFALLMLHRGENGNDRCHWCHYFSCVPTSRWHCEEN, from the exons atgcCTGCAGCTTGTGAAGATGTGGAAAACAGGCGAGCGAAAAACAGAGCAAGACAGCAGAGCTACTCGTCGTCCTCGTACGGGGTCGATGATTCGGAAGCCCAGTGGACTTCTTGGTTGGTGCCAATGATTGTTGTCGCCAATATTGGAGTGTTTCTGTTGGTCATGTACGTCAATAACTGTCCCAAGAACAATTTTGCGGCCGCGGAGGGGAATTGCACGGCGAGGTTTCTCGGGCGGTTGTCGTTTCAGCCTCTGAAGGAGAACCCTCTATTCGGCCCTTCTTCCTCCAC attAGAGAAGTTAGGGGCTTTGGAGTGGACCAAAGTTGTGCATAAGCATCAGGGATGGAGGCTGGTCACTTGCATTTGGTTGCATGCTGGCATAATCCACCTGGTTGCTAACATGCTCAGCCTTGTCTTCATCGGAATCCGCCTTGAGCAGCAATTCGGATTTG TAAGAGTTGGAATTATATATCTGCTGTGTGGATTTGGAGGGAGCATACTTTCCTCGCTTTTTATTCGAAAGAACATCTCCGTTGGTGCCTCTGGTGCTCTTTTCGGGTTTCTAGGAGCAATGCTTTCAGAACTAATTACAAATTGGACCATCTACACCAACAAG GTTGCAGCCCTTCTCACACTTTTAATCATCGTTGTCATAAACCTTGCCGTTGGAATTTTACCACACGTAGATAACTTTGCTCACATTGGCGGTTTTCTTACGGGTTTCCTCATCGGCTTTATCTTGATGGCCCGCCCTCGCTTTGGGTGGTTGGAGAACCCGAATCTTCCTGCCGGAGTCAGTGTCGTCAAGTCCAAGTACAAGGGATACCAATATGTGCTATGGATACTCTCTCTCGTTCTGCTCATCGTCGGATTCACATTTGCATTGTTGATGCTCCACCGCGGAGAGAACGGAAATGACCGTTGCCATTGGTGTCACTACTTCAGCTGTGTTCCCACATCTAGATGGCATTGTGAAGAAAATTAA
- the LOC126628996 gene encoding protein IQ-DOMAIN 23-like has protein sequence MGFFRRLFGPKRPKNNPSPTNKHTTKEKSQKTTTSGSNKHKPGASTSSPAAQEWAGLDANEHAIAVAAATAAVAEAALAAAHAAAEVVRLTNGAPPGTSSQVSLPTAAPSTVRRHLAAVKIQSTFRRYLARRALRALKSLVKLQALVRGHIVRKQSADMLRRMQTLVRVQARARATRSLMSESLHSSSKSFLSYHPLPESPEKIGHQHRVYSSKFDGPSILQRCGSNSNVDRRRLASGWLDQWMEESARRDGSLRYEHSDDMKVDKVLEVDTWKPHLGSQRRPQTFQTAHRVLSSDNYNPSFMTYDSPSKRSTKGSNFNPNQAPIDVVSLPSLKYPLATDEAAFRTTENSPQAFSASSRPGTSGRRCHPFTPARSECSWGFFNGYAGCPNYMANTESFRAKVRSQSAPRQRLEFDKYGLTKKSVPEFWDAGTYSDTSFAEDGDLRNRAFFSPSRLNRVGSSNPR, from the exons ATGGGATTTTTCCGGCGACTCTTCGGCCCCAAACGGCCCAAAAACAACCCGTCTCCGACGAACAAGCACACCACTAAGGAAAAGAGTCAAAAGACTACTACTTCTGGGTCTAACAAGCACAAGCCCGGCGCCTCCACGTCATCACCTGCTGCTCAGGAATGGGCGGGCCTGGACGCCAACGAGCATGCCATAGCCGTAGCAGCCGCTACGGCCGCAGTCGCTGAGGCTGCTCTCGCGGCGGCTCATGCGGCGGCTGAGGTCGTCCGCCTCACTAATGGCGCTCCACCAGGGACCTCCTCGCAAGTCAGCCTTCCCACGGCGGCGCCTTCAACCGTCCGCCGCCATCTCGCCGCAGTGAAGATACAGTCGACTTTCCGGCGATATCTG GCAAGAAGGGCCCTAAGAGCACTCAAATCACTAGTGAAGCTTCAAGCTTTGGTGAGAGGCCACATTGTGAGAAAGCAATCGGCAGACATGCTCAGGCGTATGCAGACACTGGTTCGAGTCCAAGCCCGAGCGCGCGCAACTCGATCGCTCATGTCTGAATCACTACATTCTAGCAGCAAATCCTTCCTATCGTATCACCCG CTGCCAGAAAGCCCTGAAAAAATTGGACACCAGCACCGCGTATATAGCAGCAAATTTGACGGGCCCTCGATACTGCAG AGATGCGGTTCAAATTCAAACGTAGACAGAAGACGGCTGGCGTCAGGTTGGTTAGACCAGTGGATGGAAGAAAGTGCACGCCGAGATGGTTCACTGAGATATGAGCACTCAGATGATATGAAGGTTGACAAAGTTCTTGAAGTAGATACTTGGAAGCCTCACTTGGGCTCCCAACGTAGACCCCAAACCTTTCAAACAGCACATCGCGTTCTGTCTTCAGATAATTACAACCCAAGCTTTATGACATATGACTCTCCATCAAAACGCTCGACAAAAGGATCAAACTTCAATCCAAATCAAGCTCCTATCGATGTTGTTTCACTGCCATCTCTGAAATATCCCTTGGCAACGGATGAAGCAGCTTTTAGGACCACCGAGAACAGCCCACAAGCATTTTCTGCCTCCTCTAGACCTGGAACCAGTGGTAGAAGATGTCATCCCTTCACGCCGGCAAGGAGTGAGTGCTCGTGGGGTTTCTTTAATGGGTATGCCGGTTGCCCTAACTACATGGCTAACACGGAATCATTCCGCGCAAAGGTCAGGTCACAAAGTGCCCCTAGGCAAAGGCTTGAGTTTGATAAATATGGTTTGACCAAGAAGTCTGTTCCGGAGTTTTGGGATGCAGGAACTTATTCAGATACGAGTTTTGCTGAGGATGGTGACCTCCGAAATAGAGCCTTTTTCAGCCCTAGCCGCCTGAATCGAGTCGGAAGCTCCAATCCACGGTGA